A window of Candidatus Sericytochromatia bacterium contains these coding sequences:
- the galT gene encoding galactose-1-phosphate uridylyltransferase, producing the protein MSELRWNPVLREWVVTATHRQDRTFLPPPDYCPLCPTKAGGFPTEVPAEDYQFVVFDNKFPSFHAAPPEPAVDGSELMPVRPAQGVCEVVLYSARHNATLAEASQDDLVRLTRVWRDRYEELGARPEIDYVFIFENKGTAIGVTLHHPHGQIYAFSYLPPRLERSVASEAAHHAATGRCLHCDILAGECADGRRIVAENERFVALVPFYARYPYEVHLYAKAHLPSLSAFSAADDRAFAEVLHAVLRKYDGLWEMSMPYIMVMQQAPTDGVERPGSHFRLEFYPPLRTREKLKYLAGCESGAGTFINDTLPEEKAAELRALAPQLGGQA; encoded by the coding sequence GTGTCTGAACTGCGTTGGAATCCGGTCCTGCGGGAGTGGGTGGTGACGGCCACGCACCGTCAGGACCGCACCTTCTTGCCTCCGCCGGACTACTGCCCGCTCTGTCCGACCAAGGCGGGCGGCTTTCCCACGGAGGTCCCGGCCGAGGACTATCAGTTCGTGGTCTTCGACAACAAGTTCCCCAGCTTTCACGCCGCCCCGCCCGAGCCGGCGGTGGACGGCAGCGAACTGATGCCGGTGCGCCCGGCGCAGGGTGTTTGCGAGGTGGTGCTTTACAGCGCCCGGCACAACGCGACCCTGGCGGAGGCCTCGCAGGACGACCTGGTCCGTCTCACGCGGGTCTGGCGCGATCGCTACGAGGAACTCGGCGCTCGCCCCGAGATCGACTACGTGTTCATCTTCGAGAACAAGGGCACCGCCATCGGCGTCACGCTGCACCATCCGCACGGGCAGATCTACGCCTTCTCGTACCTGCCGCCGCGCCTGGAGCGCTCGGTGGCGAGCGAGGCGGCCCACCACGCCGCCACGGGCCGCTGCCTGCATTGCGACATCCTGGCCGGCGAATGTGCCGACGGGAGGCGCATCGTGGCCGAGAACGAACGTTTCGTGGCGCTGGTGCCCTTCTACGCACGCTATCCCTACGAGGTGCACCTCTATGCCAAGGCGCATCTGCCTTCGCTGAGTGCCTTCTCCGCCGCCGACGACCGGGCCTTCGCCGAGGTGCTGCATGCCGTGCTGCGCAAGTACGACGGCCTGTGGGAGATGTCGATGCCCTACATCATGGTGATGCAGCAGGCGCCGACCGATGGGGTGGAGCGGCCCGGCAGCCACTTCCGGCTGGAGTTCTACCCGCCGCTGCGCACGCGCGAGAAGCTGAAGTACCTGGCCGGCTGCGAGAGCGGGGCCGGCACTTTCATCAACGACACCTTGCCGGAAGAAAAGGCGGCCGAGCTGCGGGCGCTGGCGCCGCAACTGGGGGGGCAGGCATGA
- the galE gene encoding UDP-glucose 4-epimerase GalE, with amino-acid sequence MNVLVVGGAGYIGSVTVERLRAAGLSPIVFDNLTKGHRAAVPPEVPFYQGDMGDRQALDAVFQAHAIDAVMHFAALSLVGESVEHPARYFQNNVAKGLVLLDAMRDAGVTKLVFSSTAAVYGEPTRWPIEEDFPHAPTNPYGESKLAFEKALKWYERAYGLRYAALRYFNACGASERVGEDHDPETHLIPLILQVAQGRREFIGMFGDDYPTPDGTCVRDYIHVEDLADAHIKALGVLGERSVTYNLGNGTGFSVKQVVEAARAVTGHAIPARVMPRRAGDPAVLVASSARIREELGWNPVKPAIETIIADAWAWHQRHPNGYASPAEVR; translated from the coding sequence ATGAACGTGTTGGTGGTCGGGGGAGCCGGCTATATCGGCTCCGTCACGGTGGAGCGTCTGCGGGCGGCCGGGCTGAGCCCGATCGTCTTCGACAACCTGACCAAGGGGCACCGGGCCGCCGTGCCGCCCGAGGTGCCGTTCTATCAGGGCGATATGGGCGATCGCCAGGCCCTCGACGCGGTCTTCCAGGCCCACGCCATCGACGCGGTCATGCACTTCGCGGCCCTCAGCCTGGTCGGTGAGAGCGTGGAGCATCCGGCCCGCTACTTCCAGAACAACGTGGCCAAGGGCCTGGTGTTGCTGGATGCCATGCGCGACGCCGGTGTGACCAAGCTGGTCTTCTCCTCGACGGCGGCGGTCTACGGGGAGCCGACGCGCTGGCCGATTGAAGAGGACTTCCCCCACGCGCCGACCAACCCCTATGGCGAGAGCAAACTGGCCTTCGAGAAGGCGCTGAAATGGTATGAACGGGCCTATGGGCTGCGTTACGCCGCGCTGCGCTATTTCAATGCCTGTGGCGCCAGCGAGCGGGTGGGCGAGGACCACGACCCCGAGACCCACCTGATCCCGCTGATCCTGCAGGTGGCCCAGGGACGGCGCGAGTTCATCGGGATGTTCGGCGACGACTATCCCACCCCGGACGGCACTTGCGTGCGCGACTACATCCACGTCGAGGACCTGGCCGATGCCCACATCAAGGCGCTCGGGGTGCTCGGCGAGCGCAGCGTGACCTACAACCTCGGCAACGGAACCGGCTTCTCCGTGAAACAGGTGGTCGAAGCGGCCAGGGCCGTGACGGGGCATGCCATCCCGGCGCGCGTGATGCCGCGACGGGCAGGCGACCCGGCCGTGCTGGTGGCCAGCAGCGCGCGGATTCGCGAGGAACTGGGCTGGAACCCGGTGAAGCCGGCGATCGAGACGATCATCGCGGACGCCTGGGCCTGGCATCAGCGACACCCCAACGGCTACGCCAGTCCGGCCGAGGTGCGCTGA